In a genomic window of Cytophagia bacterium CHB2:
- a CDS encoding DUF2281 domain-containing protein produces MSTRDQIKSEIDKLPDEALQEVQIFLRFLKTKPPAEKRKQPSFKLNGRFDSLDIRREAYE; encoded by the coding sequence ATGAGCACACGCGACCAGATCAAAAGCGAGATTGACAAGTTGCCGGACGAGGCCTTGCAGGAAGTCCAAATCTTCCTGCGCTTTTTAAAGACGAAGCCGCCCGCGGAAAAACGCAAACAGCCATCGTTCAAATTAAACGGCCGATTTGATAGCCTTGATATTCGCCGGGAAGCGTATGAGTAA